The genome window AGGTACGGGTTTAGCCATGGGAAGGGGTTTGATTCAACACCTAAACCGGCGAGTATCGTCTGGGGGAACTGCACGGTAGCGGCGTCTATCGTGTGAGCGCTGCGGTACCAGTATCCGGCGTTAACGTGACCGGATATGTACCTTGATTCCATCGAGAAGAGGAGCTTTCCGCCGAACTCCGGACCTGCCTGGTCGAACGGATAGTATCCCAGGTACTGGCTCATGGTGGCATTGCCAGCGGCATCCATCTCGAATGGAAGCGTCATATTAAAGAAGCCGTCTATGCCCAGAGCGGTCACAAGCGGTGCATCCAGAGGCGTGAAAGGAATACTTCCTTTGATGTGAGCGCCTACGTCTCCAAGACCGAAAACCGATGCCGACGTTTCCGTGTTGCGATAGAAATACGCAGAACCGAAGGCGGAAAACTCGAGATAATGCCAGGGTGTGAATCCCAGGGATATCATGGGCTTCAATGCCTGGTTATGATACTCTGCATCTATCGTGCCTCCGGAATCCTGGAATATAACGTGGTCGAGATACCCTTCAGGTGTGATATTGAACCAGAGGAACCCCATGTCTTCGCATCTTGCAGAGGATACGAAGTTAGTGCCCTTCGTGCCGTAAAAGGCTGGCAGGGCAAAACCCATGGAAGTCATCAAAAGTAGCAGCGGAAACAGCTTTCTCATCTAGCCTCCTTGAAATCATCAACTTTGCCTGTTATAAGTGAAACATGGCCTTTCCTTTCCTGCTGCTGCATGTGAAGAACTGCAACAGGAGAGGCAGCTGGAATTACACTGTCTGCAGCAAGGTCTATTATTGCGTGGCCGGTATTGGGGATGTGATCGCGATACTCGGATGTACCGGGATTGCAGAGGAGAATGGACATTACATTGATGGCGCCGGCGGGATTACCGATATCCGCAAGGCTTACGGAACCCATGACGGAATCGGTATTTGCAGGCTGATACGGGGTTGCAACGGGTCCGACTTCTTCCCAGATTGGAGGGGTTACAGCCGAGTTCCAGCGGTAGATAAGGTTGGAGTTCTGTGTACCTGTGGATGTTGTGTCAGTACCGACGAACATCATGTAGTCAGCGCCTATATCGTTCGGCGCTTCCCATGTGCCGGGCGTCGTTGCAGAAAGCCCGGTTGCCGCGCTGGCATCCGTATCGAAAAAGACGGCGAACTGGACGTTCGAGGCTGGATTCGGTACAGGAGCCCATGTTTCGACCTTGAACAAAAGAACGTTGTCCGAAAAATCAGCGTCAACGTAAAGGTAATGGCCGTTGTAAGCGACTGAGCCGTCGTTGGCGTCGGTTGAAAGAAGGAGCCAGTCAGCCGGTCCGGTGTATATAATGCGTTCGCGGCATCCGGTTAGAATAAAAACCGACACAGTCAAAGCAACTACCGCAAGAAGAGCTAAACGTTTCATTTTTATCTCCTTATCTTGTTAAGACGATTTTTGAAGTGGCGAGGCCTTCAGGAGCGCGAAGCTCAATGAAGTAGACACCGGGGTTAGCTGCACGTCCGTTTTCATCCAGAAGATCCCAGATAAGCGTGTGTTCTCCTGCAGGCATCTCCTGCGATAAGAATCTTTTAACGAGCTGACCGTTTACATTGTATATGGTCAGTTGAACGACCGCATCCAGAGGTAATCCATATCCGATTTCAATCTGTTTTAGAGAGATGCTTCCAAGCGCAGGCATGGTAAAGAAATCGGAAGGCAGCGCCGCAAGCACAATCGTATCGAATGCGGTATCCGCGCCGGATGTGTTTGTGACTATAAGCCTGACGATGAAGCTGCCTGTTGAAGTGTATACGTGCGTCGGATTCTGAGTAATCGCCGTATCATTATCGCCGAATGTCCACAGCCAGGCGTTAGGAGCAGGCGTTCCTGTCGAGTTGTCTGTAAACTGAACGCTCAAACGATGGGTAAGAGGTACATACGCCCTGTCCGGGGTCGACGTAAACGCCGCAACTGGCGGTGTTCCGGGCGTGGTTACAACAATGTAATTAGCGCGCTCCAGGGTATCGGCGCCGGCTGTGTTGGATGCAATGAGTCTCACCGTATAGGAACCTGCCGCATTGTAGACGTGAACGGGGTTCTGGTCACTTGAAGTAGAGCCGTCTCCGAACGTCCATGACCATGTCGAAGGCGAGTTCGAAGTCTGGTCGGTAAAGGTTACGCTTAAAGGCGCGTTTCCCGTGGTGGGCGTTCCTGAGAAGTTGGCTACCGGAGGCTGGGGAGCGGTTCCGACATTTATGTATCCTGTTCTTATGAGCGTATCGGAACCTGAGGGGTTTACCGCAATCAACTGAACGTCGTAGGCGCCTGAGTTGTTGTAAACGTGAACGGGATTCTGGATCGTCGAGGTGCCTCCGTCGCCGAAGCTCCACAGCCAGCCTGTCGGAGCGCCTGTAGACTGATCGGTGAATGTTACGGTCAAGGGCGCATTACCGGATGTTGGAGTTCCTGTGAAATTCGCCGTGGGAGCCCCCGCGCCCACAGAAATGTAGTTTGTCTTTGTCGCCGTATCTGCTCCGTCAGCGTTCGAGACTATGAGTCTTACCGTATACTGCCCGTCGGCAGTGTAGGCGTGAACGGGGTTCTGTATAGAGGATGTTACCCCGTCTCCGAAATCCCACGACCACGCGGTAGGATCTCCTGTTGAAAGGTCGGTAAAGGTTACGCTCAGCGGAGCCGAGCCTGATGTCGGAGTGCCTGAAAAATCGGCAACCGGCACGGCAAGAGGTCTAAAAGGCGCCTCAATGTTCATTATCCCGTCGTTCAGAATCTCAAGACCCGTATAAAGCTCATCGGGAAGCACGTACCATGAGCTTGCCGCCGGATCGGGATTCGACTGCCAGCCGTAGTTCAGGTGCCATTCGTCGTCTCCGGTTGTTTCACGGAATCCGTCGCAGACGATTGAATGTCCGCCCAGGGAGCCTGAAATGCCGAGCATGGCAGGCATGCTGTCCTTCATGTTCTGTTCAAGCACGGTGAAGAAATCGGGATCGCTGACGAGTTTGTAATCAGCCGTGCTGTAAGCGTATTTGTCTTTGTATGCGGCAGGTACAACAAAATGGTATGCTCCGGATCCCTCGCTTGTATAATCCATGTGAACGGAAACGCCGGCCGCAAAGGAGATGTCGGCGCAAGTTGCCGCGGACGGAGTGCCGCCATCGTAATCGATGGAGTGCAGGGTAGCGGTTGTTGCATCGATGTTTATCCCTCTTGTATCGGTGGTGTAGTTATCCGCAGAAGTGAATAATACCGAATCCGGATACTGCCAGAAGTTCATTATCTGAACCATGGCTGTTGCAACGCAGCCGACTACCGACCGCTGGCTTGTCACGGGATCCATTGGACATTTGTTGTAGTATGGCGACATCTGGTGCCACTGCGTTTCGACCCATCCGCCTGTCCATGTCTGACCTGCAGGGGGCCAGGAATCACCCGGTGCCGAAGGCGGATTGCCGCTCAAAATAGCGTTCCACTGGCCGTTGTATCTTGCGCGGGATTGAGGAGTAGTCAAACGAAGGCGTTCAGCAATATCGGCTCTCAACATAATAAGCAAAACGTTATTCGGGTTCTCTTCCCAAGGGAATGAACCGTATTCCGAGTAAGTAATGACCGGCACTACATCGGTATTTGCAGCTATAACAATGAATCCCTGAGGCTTGAGTTCGAAAACGTATGCCAGAAGCTCGCTACCATCCTTGCTGTAAAGAGGTTTTGGCTGATTATCAAGGGAGTATGAGTGGGATAAAGCGAAGTTTGGGTCGTTGAAACGTTGCATGATTATTTTCGTTTGAGTCCGGGCTGCCATGCTTGCGGCTTCAAGGGAAACCGAATCGGCATACAAAGCGCTTGCCGTCAATAATAAAGCAAGCCATATAAAAAACCGAGACGCAATCAATACTAACTTATTCCGAGGCATCTTTCCTCCTTAAATGATTAATTTCTATCTTCAGCCCTACGCTTCCTTATTTAGAATAATTTTAACTACTCTTGGAAGAGTGTCAAGCCCTGAATGAAGGGTTGCGAATGCGATTGGCACAAACTAATGATGAATTTAACTTACCGGACTTTCTGGAGTTCGTGCCAGTCAAGTTTTTCCTCACCTATAGCGATTATTTGATTCGGATTCAGGATGATTTTCGGTATGCCTTTTTTGGACGTGATTTTTTTTCGTATATTGCAGTTCTTTAATACGATAAAGGAAGGATTGTGTTCCCAGTTTTCAAGTGTATCACACTCTATTTCAATGTCGCTTTCACAGTATACCCACATTTTATCCTCCATCTTTTATATTAAGTTTACGAATTGTGAGACTAATGTCAAGCAGTTGATGCGAACGAGCAAATCTCAGTCGTCAACATAACATTGGAATTAAGATGTTGAAAAATAGAAGTATATAAAGCTTCTAAGCAAGATACCCTACAGGCTGGTATAGGGTATCTTGCTGATTGACGCAGGGCTTGTTAAAACTATTCTTCAAGCATAGACGAGTAAAAAATCCCGGACGACTAGAAAAGGGAAAAGAGGTTAAAATAGAGATTACGCCCTCCTCCCATACTTATCCGGCGACTGTCGGGGTCTCCCCGACAGTCGCCCTACCCAGCAAGGGAGGAAAAGGAAAAATGAAGGAAATTAATAAGAATAGAGATTACGCCCTCCTCCCATACTTATCCGGTGGCTGCCGGGGTTTCCCCGACAGCCACCTCCCTTTTACGGATGCATCAAATGTATACAGCTGATGCCAGGATAAACCTCTGCGACAGGGAACTCCTTTTCTATTACTACGTAAAAAGCCCGGTTCGCTACGCGTGTCAGAGGGTTTTTTCGCTTTTCCCAGCCGAGCCTATCATTCCTACGCACGAGACCATTCATGTAGACGTTCTCGATAGACCCAAGGAAGGAGTCGTATTTCCAGAAGCCCGCAACCTGGTTCAGGGGGCTGTCTGGTCGCTTGCAGAAAAAGGCGAGTATCTTTTCGTGAGAATCAAATCTCCCATGGTCGAAGGCGCATCCATGGAGGCGGTGCTTGCGCTAAAAAAGAAGCGCGTCAAGGTTTTTGTGGGCACCCCTTGGGTCGCTCAGAAGAGCTTTTCATCGGCATGGAATCTTTTGTTCCAGATTGTATTCAGAGCGAGTCTTGACCCTGAAAGGGAGCTTTTCGTTCGCGGACTCGGTCTTCTCGTTAAAAACAAAGGATTTCTCGTCGGCGCAGAGCCTCACAACAGTTCAAGAATAATATTGAATTCGCTCGCAGAACGGTTCCCAAGCCTTGGCGAAGATAGGCTTCTTGTCCGCAAGGAGAAGGACGGCGTCTATATCTACGCTACACCCTGGACTAGGAGCATCAACGCTTCCCGCTCCGCCAACGCCAGACTGAACAAGCTCGTTTACTTTAACGGCGGTACAGCCCTGTCACGCAACGAGATATTTTCCCATTTCGGCTCTGCAGTCGCGGACGGGTTGCCTGAGAATAAATCCTCAAGGACCCCTCTCGACGAGTTCGAGGCTTTCACCCTGCGGATCAATCACCCGGAATACCTGGCTCTTGAACTAGAGCGCCTGGCTCTCGAACAATAATCCTTTTTTCCCTCGTGCAGGCGCGTTGACAATCCACTATATCGTATGTAACATGTAAAATGTCAGATATCTTTAAGAAAATTACCCTCCACCACGAGCCGGACATCAAACAAACGGCCAGATTACTTGCGGAACGCGGCTGGGCCGAGGGTAATGGAGGCAACTTTTCCATACGTCTTGATAGATGCATAATAAAGGGTGAGCGGGTTCAGTTACCCTCATCGTTTCCGGCTCTGGCTGGTCAAAGCCTTCTCGTTAAGAGCAGGGGCAGCCGGATGCGGGATGTGGCAATCGACCCTTTGAGCCATGTTACCCTGTTATCCTTGTCCGAAAAAGGTGAATCCTATATCTTCGAAAGCAGCGCAGGATTTCCCACGAGTGAGCTCCTTAGCCATCTAGCCGTTCACGAGCTTCTTTCGACCGCTCGGCCTAATTTCAAGGTCTTGCTGCATACTCATCCGACCAACCTTATTGCTCTGACGCACTTGCTCCGCGATCCAAAAGATATCCTGAGGCTCCTACCAAGGATGTATCCCGAGGCCGCTGTACTGCTCTCAGGCAATCTCGAAATGCTGCCTTACTTGACTCCGGGTTCCGAAGATCTCGGCAAGCTGACCGCTCATGCCTTCAAACATGCAAATGCAGTCATTTGGTCCCTTCACGGAATGATTGCAGCCGGAGAGGATATTGCAGGCGCCTTTGACCTCATAGAGGTTACGGATAAGGCGGCAAAAATAGCGATTCTTTCAGGTGTCAGAAAAAGAAAAACGGGCATCCCTGACTCCGACATCGAAGCGCTGGCAAGACTCCGAAAGCTTCCCTCTGATTCGCCTTGACGCAGGCGCAACTTATTCTATAGTATAGACTGATGCATAGAGAAACAGCCGAGATCATCCCGAGGCTCGAAGGCCACATGAGGATAGACACCGTTCGAAAGGAAGAAAGGTTCATAACGCTCGAGGGTCAAATATTCGAACCCCGCTCTGAGAACGTCCTTGCTCTCAAGAATATCGTTTTAGGGGAGGGACTGACCCCCTTCTTCGAGAACAATAAAGGCTCCAATACCGCACCTCATTTATTGAAGATTGGGCTTTTCACTCTGCGCAAGGTCAGGCAGAGACCTTGGCTCAACATACTTCTCTTCGTCCTCACTTTCATAACCACCACCGCAGGCGGCGCACTGTTATCCGGAGTCGACGTGTTCGCTAACCCACTATTATTCTGGCGCGGGCTGCCGTATTCGCTTTCCATCATCCTTATCCTTGGGAGCCACGAGCTCGGACACTATCTCACATGCCGCTATTTCGGCATGCAGGCGACCCCGCCGTTCTTTATCCCCTTCATGCCGCCTTTCGGAACCATGGGCGCCGTTATACGGATGGGTCTTATTCCATCACGCAGGGCGCTCATACGTGTGGGTGCAGCTGGTCCCATAGTCGGGTTTCTTGTGGCTATTCCCGTGACCATTGTCGGACTCATGCTCTCCGAAGTCGTATCCACGCCTGCAACCTCGGGTGCTGTTCAGTTTGGAGAATCCCTTATATTCCAGCTCCTTTCCCTCATCGTGAAAGGACCGCTGCCCCAGGGTTCGACCGTCATGATTCATCCTGTTGCGCTTGCGGGCTGGCTCGGTTTCCTCGTTACAGCCCTGAACCTTCTTCCTCTTTCCCAGCTCGACGGCGGGCATATATCCTACGGTCTTTTCGGAAAGAACCGCATCTATCTATCCATTGCAACCTACGTAGCACTCGCATCGGTCGCCTTTTTCTTCAAATCCTGGAACTGGCTGGTCTGGGCGGCAATCACCCTTGCCTTCGGGTTCAAGCATCCTCCTGCCGAGGACGAGATTACGCCCCTGAAAGCGTCCGACGTGCTCTTCTCACTAGCCGCGTTAGCCATCCTTATCCTGACGGTCGTCCCTGTCCCGATGCAGATACTCAAATAATTCTCCTCAGCCCCCTCACCCGTAACACAACATCCTCAGACCTTCTCAGATCTCCTCGGCCCTCCCCGGCTCTCCTCTGCCCTTCTCTGCTCTCCTCAAGCCTTCCTCAGAACCTTCTCAGACCCAACTGACACTCTCAGAATTCTCGACATTTCGTCTTTGCCGGGTCATCCCGGGCTTCTCTGGAAGTAGTCGAAGGTGTTTCTGATATCCTTGTCAATAGGGGTCCCCAAATGAGTTCGTATCCGTTCGTCAGAACGGCGAAGTCATTTGGGTTAAAACCTCTTGACTTTTTGAAACTTTCGTCTAGGATACCGCTATGCTACCTGTTTTATTTGAATTGAACTTGCACTTCCTCGGTCTGGGGACAGTGGCCGTCAGAACCTACAGTCTTTTTCTTCTTCTCGCCTTTATTGCAGCCATTATCGTTTTCCATTTTATCCTCAAGAAACGTACCCTCATGGATACGGGCATTGTCACAGACCTTGCGTTCTGGGTCATCATTGGCGTGGTGGTCGGTTCGCGGTTGGCCTACGTTTTCATGCACTGGCCCGAGTTCAAGGACGCGCCGCAGAGGATATTCGCAATATGGGAGGGCGGCGCGGTTTACTACGGAGGGTTCATTCTCGCCTTTATTGCCGGCGGAATCTACGTGTGGGCGAAAAAGCTTCCTATCTTTCCCCTGCTTGACTCGATTGCGCCCGTTGTCGCGCTCGGAGAGGGCATAGGCCGCTTCGGCTGCTTTTTCAACGGCTGCTGCTTCGGGAATCCCACGGACGTCTGCGGCATAACCTTTCCTGAACATTCACTTGCCTCATTCGCTTTCGGACCCGACCACTCTATCTGGCCCACTCAGCTCTTCCAGGCGGGAGGAGGTCTTCTTCTCTTCGGCATCCTCCTTCTACTCATGCAGATTAAGAGCCTGCGCAAGGGACAGCTCTTCGGGTTTTTTCTTCTGGGTTTCGGCGGCCTGCGCTTCGGGGTAAACTTCTTCCGGTACTACGAGAACGACCTGAACCTCTGGACGAACCAGATAATCGCGCTCGGGCTGATGGCTGCAGGCATCGGTTTTGTGGTTCTCTGCCAGTTCATACAGCAGAAAGTTCCCTCGCCCGCGTGGATTGCCGCAGAACGCGCAAAGATGCTTGCAAAGGCGAAGGAACAGGAAAAGAAGCCATCGTCGAAGAAGAAATCATCCAAGCACAAAGGCAAACACTGACGCACGGAATCAGGCTCCAGGAATCTGTCCGTTGTTTCAACCCTGAATAAAGCATGATGAAGAGGGTGCTCGACGCCGTCCGCGATTTCTTTTTTCCGCCAGTATGCATTGCCTGCGAGCGTGATTCCCGCACGCTTCCCCTGTGCGAAGAGTGCGAGACAAAAATCCATGCAATCGAACAGAGATTCTGCCAGCGATGCGGAGCGCCGCTCGAAAAATCACGGCGCAGCAAGATATGCCTCGAGTGCGCGAAATACCCCCTCTCCCTATCACGGATACGCGCATGGGCGCGCTTTACCTATCCCCTGGACAAAGTCGTTTACGCATTCAAATACGAACAGCGCCAGAGGCTTGCCGGCTATTTTGCGCAGAAACTCTCGCTCGTGCTTTCAAGCGACCGGGCGCTCTCCACAGCCGACCTCATCGTTGCGATACCGCTTCATCCCTTCAAACGCTGGAGGAGGGGGTATAATCAGAGCGAGGAGCTTGCGAAAGCGTTATCAAGACAAGTGCGAATTCCTTGCGATAAAGTCCTATCCCGCAGCAAAATGACCCGCACCCAGACAAAACTTTCCGCATCACAACGCCGCGCGAACGTCGAGGGCGCTTTCAGCGTAAGCCCAAAAAGAGTCCACCTGCTTTCCGATAAGCGCATCCTTCTTCTGGATGATGTCATTACCACCGGCTCCACTCTTGACGAAGCTGCGAAGGTCCTCCTCGATGCGGGCGCAAAGGACGTGATGGGGCTCGCTATCGGCGGAGCGTGGATACCAAGATAAGCCCTCCTCAGAGCCCTCCTCAAAGCCCTTCTCAGAACCCTTCTCAGAGCCTTCCTCAGCCAACTCCAACTATCACCCTAGACGTCTGCCGCGCATTCGTCCGGGGACCCCGCGTCCCTCACCCGACGCTTTGCGCCACCCTCTCCCGAGGGGAGAGGGATATTTCTCTTCTTGAATAAGTGTCTTAACTATCAATACGATGATTCTCCGTGCTCACCCTTCGGAGCTTTGCCGGCTCGGAGCCGTCTCGCAATGACATCT of bacterium contains these proteins:
- a CDS encoding T9SS type A sorting domain-containing protein, coding for MPALGSISLKQIEIGYGLPLDAVVQLTIYNVNGQLVKRFLSQEMPAGEHTLIWDLLDENGRAANPGVYFIELRAPEGLATSKIVLTR
- the rhaD gene encoding rhamnulose-1-phosphate aldolase, with protein sequence MSDIFKKITLHHEPDIKQTARLLAERGWAEGNGGNFSIRLDRCIIKGERVQLPSSFPALAGQSLLVKSRGSRMRDVAIDPLSHVTLLSLSEKGESYIFESSAGFPTSELLSHLAVHELLSTARPNFKVLLHTHPTNLIALTHLLRDPKDILRLLPRMYPEAAVLLSGNLEMLPYLTPGSEDLGKLTAHAFKHANAVIWSLHGMIAAGEDIAGAFDLIEVTDKAAKIAILSGVRKRKTGIPDSDIEALARLRKLPSDSP
- a CDS encoding site-2 protease family protein — protein: MHRETAEIIPRLEGHMRIDTVRKEERFITLEGQIFEPRSENVLALKNIVLGEGLTPFFENNKGSNTAPHLLKIGLFTLRKVRQRPWLNILLFVLTFITTTAGGALLSGVDVFANPLLFWRGLPYSLSIILILGSHELGHYLTCRYFGMQATPPFFIPFMPPFGTMGAVIRMGLIPSRRALIRVGAAGPIVGFLVAIPVTIVGLMLSEVVSTPATSGAVQFGESLIFQLLSLIVKGPLPQGSTVMIHPVALAGWLGFLVTALNLLPLSQLDGGHISYGLFGKNRIYLSIATYVALASVAFFFKSWNWLVWAAITLAFGFKHPPAEDEITPLKASDVLFSLAALAILILTVVPVPMQILK
- the lgt gene encoding prolipoprotein diacylglyceryl transferase; translation: MLPVLFELNLHFLGLGTVAVRTYSLFLLLAFIAAIIVFHFILKKRTLMDTGIVTDLAFWVIIGVVVGSRLAYVFMHWPEFKDAPQRIFAIWEGGAVYYGGFILAFIAGGIYVWAKKLPIFPLLDSIAPVVALGEGIGRFGCFFNGCCFGNPTDVCGITFPEHSLASFAFGPDHSIWPTQLFQAGGGLLLFGILLLLMQIKSLRKGQLFGFFLLGFGGLRFGVNFFRYYENDLNLWTNQIIALGLMAAGIGFVVLCQFIQQKVPSPAWIAAERAKMLAKAKEQEKKPSSKKKSSKHKGKH
- a CDS encoding ComF family protein, with translation MMKRVLDAVRDFFFPPVCIACERDSRTLPLCEECETKIHAIEQRFCQRCGAPLEKSRRSKICLECAKYPLSLSRIRAWARFTYPLDKVVYAFKYEQRQRLAGYFAQKLSLVLSSDRALSTADLIVAIPLHPFKRWRRGYNQSEELAKALSRQVRIPCDKVLSRSKMTRTQTKLSASQRRANVEGAFSVSPKRVHLLSDKRILLLDDVITTGSTLDEAAKVLLDAGAKDVMGLAIGGAWIPR